A genomic window from bacterium includes:
- the recA gene encoding recombinase RecA: protein MSRIEDQTGKDKALELAFSQIEKQFGKGAIMRLGDGAALPEIATISTGSLLLDHALGIGGVPRGRVTEIYGPEGSGKTTLALSVVANAQRNGGTAAFVDAEHALDPLYARKIGVDVDKLLVSQPDTGEQALEIVEVLVRSGALDVVVVDSVAALVPAAEIEGEMGDAHMGLQARLMSQALRKLTAIVSKSNTSLIFLNQIRMKIGVMFGNPETTTGGNALKFYSSVRMDIRRTQAIKKGEDVIGSSTKIKVVKNKVAPPFKVAETELYFGEGFSYEGDMIELGIKADIVQKSGTWFSYGELRLGQGKDNARQFLKDNPPLRAELDLKLRRHFGMLPPAPEPAPGREKARGDGKTEAAEGGKPEAKGAAKTEAGEAKKGEPRLAVAGRGAGKS, encoded by the coding sequence ATGTCGCGCATCGAAGATCAGACCGGCAAGGACAAGGCCCTGGAACTGGCCTTCAGCCAGATCGAGAAGCAGTTCGGCAAGGGCGCCATCATGCGCCTGGGCGACGGCGCCGCGCTGCCCGAGATCGCGACGATCTCGACGGGCAGCCTGCTGCTGGACCACGCCCTGGGCATCGGGGGCGTGCCGCGCGGGCGCGTCACCGAGATCTACGGCCCGGAGGGCTCGGGCAAGACCACGCTCGCCCTCAGTGTCGTCGCCAACGCCCAGCGCAACGGCGGCACGGCGGCCTTCGTGGACGCCGAGCACGCCCTCGACCCCCTCTACGCGCGCAAGATCGGCGTCGACGTCGACAAGCTGCTCGTCAGCCAGCCGGACACCGGCGAGCAGGCCCTGGAGATCGTCGAGGTGCTCGTGCGCTCGGGCGCGCTGGACGTGGTGGTGGTGGACTCCGTTGCCGCCCTGGTGCCCGCCGCCGAGATCGAGGGCGAGATGGGCGACGCCCACATGGGCCTGCAGGCCCGCCTGATGAGCCAGGCGCTGCGCAAGCTGACGGCCATCGTCTCCAAGAGCAACACGAGCCTGATCTTCCTCAACCAGATCCGCATGAAGATCGGCGTCATGTTCGGCAACCCGGAGACCACCACCGGCGGCAACGCGCTGAAGTTCTACAGCTCGGTGCGCATGGACATCCGCCGCACCCAGGCGATCAAGAAGGGCGAGGACGTGATCGGCAGTTCGACCAAGATCAAGGTGGTCAAGAACAAGGTCGCCCCGCCCTTCAAGGTGGCCGAGACCGAGCTCTACTTCGGCGAGGGCTTCAGCTACGAGGGCGACATGATCGAGCTGGGCATCAAGGCGGACATCGTCCAGAAGAGCGGCACCTGGTTCAGCTACGGCGAGTTGCGCCTGGGCCAGGGCAAGGACAACGCGCGCCAGTTCCTCAAGGACAACCCGCCGCTGCGCGCCGAGCTGGACCTCAAGCTGCGCCGGCACTTCGGCATGCTGCCGCCCGCGCCCGAGCCGGCGCCGGGCCGCGAGAAGGCGCGCGGCGATGGCAAGACGGAGGCCGCCGAGGGCGGCAAGCCCGAGGCAAAGGGCGCGGCGAAGACCGAGGCC
- a CDS encoding M48 family metallopeptidase, with protein MRPRHAPALLALLLALACSTSPLGRKQLTLVPDTQMNAMGLSAFEQMKTEVPVEKDPAINAYVRCVAEAVLAVTADQTGVSDWEVVVFKDDTANAFALPGGRIGVHTGLLKVAKTPDQLAAVIGHEIAHVIARHGNERVSQGMVAELGLGVIDVMVGDPQSKEHQQMMGLLGLGTQVGILLPFSRGHESEADLMGLDALAQAGFDPRAAVELWRNMDAAGSGQPPEFLSTHPSHATRIGDLEARLASAQALQAQARAAGRKPNCKAPAGR; from the coding sequence ATGCGCCCGCGCCACGCGCCCGCCCTGCTCGCCCTGCTGCTCGCCCTCGCCTGCTCGACCTCGCCGCTGGGGCGCAAGCAGCTCACGCTGGTCCCCGACACTCAGATGAATGCGATGGGGCTCTCCGCCTTCGAGCAGATGAAGACCGAAGTGCCCGTCGAGAAGGACCCGGCGATCAACGCCTACGTGCGCTGCGTGGCCGAGGCCGTGCTCGCCGTCACCGCCGACCAGACCGGCGTCTCCGACTGGGAGGTCGTCGTCTTCAAGGACGACACGGCCAACGCCTTCGCGCTGCCCGGCGGACGCATCGGCGTCCACACGGGCCTGCTGAAGGTGGCGAAGACGCCCGATCAGCTCGCGGCGGTGATCGGCCACGAGATCGCGCACGTGATTGCCCGTCACGGCAACGAGCGGGTCTCGCAGGGGATGGTCGCGGAGCTCGGCCTCGGCGTGATCGACGTCATGGTCGGCGATCCCCAGAGCAAGGAGCACCAGCAGATGATGGGCCTGCTCGGCCTGGGCACCCAGGTGGGCATCCTGCTGCCCTTCAGCCGGGGTCACGAGAGCGAGGCCGACCTGATGGGTCTGGACGCCCTGGCCCAGGCGGGCTTCGATCCGCGCGCGGCCGTGGAGCTGTGGCGCAACATGGACGCGGCCGGCAGCGGCCAGCCGCCGGAGTTCCTCTCCACCCACCCTTCGCACGCGACGCGTATCGGCGATCTCGAGGCGCGCCTGGCCAGCGCCCAGGCGCTCCAGGCGCAAGCCCGCGCCGCCGGGCGCAAGCCGAACTGCAAGGCGCCGGCCGGGCGCTGA
- the thpR gene encoding RNA 2',3'-cyclic phosphodiesterase → MNEGVLRLFLALPLSEEARAAAAAAAAPLRARAPRLRWVEPALYHLTLRFLGDTEPARLPAIVAAFGPAVGASAPFALRLGALDTLPRGRNARVLALALAEGGAPLARLAAALEDESRRLGYAPETRPFRPHLTLARSRQGETLPPGLALPGAALAAAAAPAWRAETALLMESELSPRGPRYRIRASFPLGGREAAGPTGGAAAPD, encoded by the coding sequence ATGAACGAAGGCGTTTTGCGGCTTTTCCTCGCCCTGCCCCTGAGCGAGGAGGCGCGGGCGGCGGCAGCCGCCGCGGCGGCCCCCCTGCGCGCCCGCGCGCCCCGCCTGAGGTGGGTGGAGCCGGCGCTCTACCATCTCACGTTGCGCTTTCTCGGCGACACGGAGCCGGCGCGTCTGCCCGCGATCGTCGCCGCCTTCGGGCCGGCTGTGGGGGCGAGCGCGCCCTTCGCCCTGCGCCTGGGCGCCCTCGACACGCTGCCACGCGGGCGGAACGCCCGCGTCCTCGCCCTCGCGCTGGCCGAGGGGGGCGCGCCGCTCGCCCGCCTGGCCGCTGCGCTGGAAGACGAGAGCCGCCGCCTCGGCTACGCGCCCGAGACGCGGCCATTCCGGCCCCACCTCACTCTGGCGCGCAGCCGCCAGGGCGAGACCCTGCCGCCCGGACTCGCGCTGCCCGGCGCGGCGCTCGCGGCCGCGGCGGCGCCGGCCTGGCGCGCCGAGACCGCGCTGCTGATGGAGAGCGAACTGAGTCCCCGCGGGCCGCGCTACCGGATCCGCGCCAGCTTCCCCCTCGGCGGCCGCGAGGCCGCCGGCCCAACGGGCGGCGCCGCCGCCCCCGACTGA
- a CDS encoding CinA family protein has product MLPGVPHEYRGILETLLPPPTAAAGESWRLTGLGEDQLSSLLADLPGAAAIGFYPSLEGLRLHLPAAAGPEPAALAARLGSHLVSRTNESLEAVLIARLAAAGQTLAVAESCTGGLLGERLTRVPGASAVFLGGVLSYADRVKVELLGVPSALLAAEGAVSEAVARAMAVGVRARLASDWALAITGIAGPGGERPGKPVGTLHCALAGPAGTRHRHRRAGWTREENRRFAVQQALDLLWGALQPDGDPE; this is encoded by the coding sequence CTGCTGCCCGGCGTCCCCCACGAGTACCGCGGCATCCTCGAGACGCTGCTGCCGCCGCCCACCGCGGCAGCGGGGGAGAGCTGGCGCCTGACCGGCCTGGGCGAGGACCAGCTCAGCAGCCTGCTCGCCGATCTGCCGGGTGCGGCGGCGATCGGCTTCTATCCATCGCTCGAGGGCCTGCGCCTGCACTTGCCGGCGGCGGCCGGACCCGAGCCGGCGGCACTCGCCGCACGCCTGGGGTCGCACCTGGTTTCACGGACGAATGAGAGCCTGGAAGCCGTGCTGATCGCCCGCCTCGCCGCGGCGGGTCAGACCCTCGCCGTCGCCGAGAGCTGCACGGGCGGTCTGCTCGGCGAGCGGCTGACGAGGGTGCCCGGTGCCAGCGCGGTCTTCCTCGGCGGCGTGCTCAGCTACGCCGACCGCGTGAAGGTCGAGCTGCTCGGAGTGCCGAGCGCGCTGCTCGCGGCCGAGGGTGCCGTGAGCGAGGCCGTCGCCCGCGCAATGGCGGTGGGCGTGCGCGCGCGCCTGGCGAGCGACTGGGCGCTGGCAATCACGGGGATCGCCGGGCCTGGCGGCGAGCGCCCGGGCAAGCCGGTGGGCACCCTGCACTGCGCGCTGGCCGGGCCCGCAGGCACGCGGCACCGGCACCGCCGGGCCGGCTGGACGCGCGAGGAGAACCGGCGCTTCGCGGTCCAGCAGGCCCTGGACCTGCTCTGGGGCGCACTGCAGCCGGATGGCGATCCCGAATGA